A genomic stretch from Helianthus annuus cultivar XRQ/B chromosome 1, HanXRQr2.0-SUNRISE, whole genome shotgun sequence includes:
- the LOC110935772 gene encoding delta-1-pyrroline-5-carboxylate dehydrogenase 12A1, mitochondrial-like isoform X1: MAIWPCGVNYTFQFSSRDSGTPVEDVDFINSDGMTMNKLLQEANPRMTLFTGSSKIVDKLAYDLNGRIKVEDAGFDWKILRPDVHKVDYVSWVCDQDAYACIGQKCLTQSLLFVHENWKNSSLMSHLNHLAGRRTLDNLTIGSVLRAHWVRPYPGLSPNIECGSDNQVAIGPGLQHVWSSLAGCWGYQLGVSVFGWGMYTAIGGGC, from the exons ATGGCCATATGGCCCT GTGGCGTTAATTACACCTTTCAATTTTCCTCTAGAGATTCCGGTACTCCAGTTGAGGATGTCGACTTTATTAATTCTGATGGAATGACGATGAACAAGCTGCTGCAAGAG GCAAATCCGAGAATGACCCTTTTTACGGGTAGCTCGAAAATAGTAGATAAGTTGGCTTATGACCTGAACGGACGAATTAAAGTAGAAGATGCAGGATTCGACTGGAAAATCCTCAGGCCTGATGTTCACAAG GTGGATTATGTGTCATGGGTGTGTGATCAAGATGCATATGCATGTATTGGCCAAAAATGCCTAACACAATCGTTGTTATTCGTTCATGAG AACTGGAAAAACAGCTCACTCATGAGTCACCTAAACCACCTTGCGGGGAGAAGGACGCTTGATAATTTAACAATTGGGTCAGTTCTTAGA GCCCACTGGGTTAGACCATATCCGGGTCTAAGCCCAAACATTGAGTGCGGTTCAGACAATCAGGTGGCAATTGGACCGGGTCTGCAACATGTATGGTCTTCACTGGCCGGGTGTTGGGGATATCAACTTGGTGTGAGTGTGTTTGGGTGGGGGATGTATACCGCAATAGGTGGGGGCTGTTGA
- the LOC110935787 gene encoding NAD-dependent malic enzyme 1, mitochondrial-like, producing MSERVKKAVQEVKPDVLLGLSAVGGLFSKEILEAFRGSTSTRPAIFALSNPTTNAECTPEEAFSIVGKNIIFASGSPFKDVDLGGGEIGYSNQGNNMYLFPGIGLGTLLSGARIISDDMLQAASE from the exons ATGTCTGAGAGAGTCAAAAAAGCT GTGCAGGAAGTGAAGCCTGATGTACTCCTTGGGTTGTCTGCAGTCGGCGGCTTGTTTTCTAAAGAG ATATTAGAAGCATTTAGAGGTTCGACTTCAACCAGACCAGCAATATTTGCACTGTCGAATCCCACAACCAATG CGGAATGCACCCCTGAAGAAGCGTTTTCTATTGTCggtaaaaacattatttttgcaAGTGGAAGCCCGTTTAAGGATGTAGATCTTG GAGGTGGAGAGATCGGCTACAGCAATCAGGGAAACAATATGTATCTTTTTCCTGG CATTGGTCTAGGTACCCTTCTGTCTGGTGCTAGAATAATCTCGGACGACATGTTACAGGCTGCATCCGAGTG A
- the LOC110935772 gene encoding delta-1-pyrroline-5-carboxylate dehydrogenase 12A1, mitochondrial-like isoform X3, which translates to MAIWPCGVNYTFQFSSRDSGTPVEDVDFINSDGMTMNKLLQEANPRMTLFTGSSKIVDKLAYDLNGRIKVEDAGFDWKILRPDVHKVDYVSWVCDQDAYACIGQKCLTQSLLFVHENWKNSSLMSHLNHLAGRRTLDNLTIGLPCLETKDRPGLLL; encoded by the exons ATGGCCATATGGCCCT GTGGCGTTAATTACACCTTTCAATTTTCCTCTAGAGATTCCGGTACTCCAGTTGAGGATGTCGACTTTATTAATTCTGATGGAATGACGATGAACAAGCTGCTGCAAGAG GCAAATCCGAGAATGACCCTTTTTACGGGTAGCTCGAAAATAGTAGATAAGTTGGCTTATGACCTGAACGGACGAATTAAAGTAGAAGATGCAGGATTCGACTGGAAAATCCTCAGGCCTGATGTTCACAAG GTGGATTATGTGTCATGGGTGTGTGATCAAGATGCATATGCATGTATTGGCCAAAAATGCCTAACACAATCGTTGTTATTCGTTCATGAG AACTGGAAAAACAGCTCACTCATGAGTCACCTAAACCACCTTGCGGGGAGAAGGACGCTTGATAATTTAACAATTGG CTTGCCGTGCCTAGAAACAAAAGATAGACCTGGATTGCTCTTATGA
- the LOC110935772 gene encoding delta-1-pyrroline-5-carboxylate dehydrogenase 12A1, mitochondrial-like isoform X4 → MAIWPCGVNYTFQFSSRDSGTPVEDVDFINSDGMTMNKLLQEANPRMTLFTGSSKIVDKLAYDLNGRIKVEDAGFDWKILRPDVHKVDYVSWVCDQDAYACIGQKCLTQSLLFVHENWKNSSLMSHLNHLAGRRTLDNLTIGSVLRLAVPRNKR, encoded by the exons ATGGCCATATGGCCCT GTGGCGTTAATTACACCTTTCAATTTTCCTCTAGAGATTCCGGTACTCCAGTTGAGGATGTCGACTTTATTAATTCTGATGGAATGACGATGAACAAGCTGCTGCAAGAG GCAAATCCGAGAATGACCCTTTTTACGGGTAGCTCGAAAATAGTAGATAAGTTGGCTTATGACCTGAACGGACGAATTAAAGTAGAAGATGCAGGATTCGACTGGAAAATCCTCAGGCCTGATGTTCACAAG GTGGATTATGTGTCATGGGTGTGTGATCAAGATGCATATGCATGTATTGGCCAAAAATGCCTAACACAATCGTTGTTATTCGTTCATGAG AACTGGAAAAACAGCTCACTCATGAGTCACCTAAACCACCTTGCGGGGAGAAGGACGCTTGATAATTTAACAATTGGGTCAGTTCTTAGA CTTGCCGTGCCTAGAAACAAAAGATAG
- the LOC110935772 gene encoding delta-1-pyrroline-5-carboxylate dehydrogenase 12A1, mitochondrial-like isoform X2: protein MAIWPCGVNYTFQFSSRDSGTPVEDVDFINSDGMTMNKLLQEANPRMTLFTGSSKIVDKLAYDLNGRIKVEDAGFDWKILRPDVHKVDYVSWVCDQDAYACIGQKCLTQSLLFVHENWKNSSLMSHLNHLAGRRTLDNLTIGSVLRVITEAMLDNK from the exons ATGGCCATATGGCCCT GTGGCGTTAATTACACCTTTCAATTTTCCTCTAGAGATTCCGGTACTCCAGTTGAGGATGTCGACTTTATTAATTCTGATGGAATGACGATGAACAAGCTGCTGCAAGAG GCAAATCCGAGAATGACCCTTTTTACGGGTAGCTCGAAAATAGTAGATAAGTTGGCTTATGACCTGAACGGACGAATTAAAGTAGAAGATGCAGGATTCGACTGGAAAATCCTCAGGCCTGATGTTCACAAG GTGGATTATGTGTCATGGGTGTGTGATCAAGATGCATATGCATGTATTGGCCAAAAATGCCTAACACAATCGTTGTTATTCGTTCATGAG AACTGGAAAAACAGCTCACTCATGAGTCACCTAAACCACCTTGCGGGGAGAAGGACGCTTGATAATTTAACAATTGGGTCAGTTCTTAGA GTTATAACAGAAGCAATGCTAGACAACAAATGA